The following proteins are co-located in the Apium graveolens cultivar Ventura chromosome 5, ASM990537v1, whole genome shotgun sequence genome:
- the LOC141661561 gene encoding inositol transporter 4-like isoform X1: protein MMQCTTQPGHYRLKTLVSTHKHVKIRIIRLIVNYETVKRVCRSCRICCDLRHNSIFKGGSKMVEGAVTKADKTEFADCWGTAWKTPYIMRLALSAGIGGLLFGYDTGVISGALLYIREDFRSVDRKTWLQETIVSMAVAGAIVGAAIGGYINDRFGRKKSLLLADVLFLVGAIIMAAAPVPAMIIVGRVFVGCGVGMASMTAPLYISEASPHRIRGALVSTNGLLITGGQFLSYLINLAFTHVKGTWRWMLGVAGVPALVQFLLMWGLPESPRWLYINNKEDEAREILARIYPADEVEEEMEALRSSIAAEREMKEANGNIFQQVKEACSNIVVRRGLYAGVTVQVAQQFVGINTVMYYSPTIVQYAGYASNKTALALSLVTSGLNSVGSVISMFCVDKYGRRRLMIISMFGIIVCLVILAAIFFRAASTSPSVGSFESESFGKNSTCPAYLDTSNPSSWDCTKCLQYSSCAFCSNKDSKYKTGACFALNDDVRKSCRSEHNRVWYTKGCPSKVGFAAIIFLGLYILFFSPGMGTVPWVINSEIYPLKYRGIGGGIAAVANWCSNLIVSETFLTLTEALGSAGTFLLFAGFSIIGLVGIFFLVPETKGLSFEEVEKLLKRGYSPFKKHPSEDDDDDD, encoded by the exons ATGATGCAATGTACAACTCAACCGGGGCATTATCGACTTAAAACACTAGTGTCCACCCATAAGCATGTTAAAATCAGGATCATTAGGCTAATAGTGAATTACGAAACTGTGAAACGAGTATGCAGATCTTGCAGAATTTGTTGCGACTTGCGT CACAATAGTATATTTAAGGGTGGCAGTAAAATGGTGGAAGGGGCAGTTACTAAAGCCGATAAAACAGAGTTCGCTGATTGTTGGGGTACAGCATGGAAAACACCTTATATCATGAGGCTAGCTTTATCCGCTGGCATCGGTGGTCTTCTTTTTGGCTACGACACTG GAGTCATTTCTGGTGCACTTCTTTACATTCGTGAAGATTTCAGGTCTGTTGATAGGAAGACATGGCTTCAG GAAACCATTGTCAGCATGGCTGTTGCGGGAGCCATCGTTGGTGCTGCAATAGGTGGATATATTAATGATAGGTTTGGTAGGAAGAAATCGCTTTTGTTGGCTGATGTTCTGTTCTTAGTTGGTGCTATAATCATGGCAGCTGCTCCAGTCCCGGCAATGATTATTGTTGGACGAGTATTTGTTGGGTGCGGGGTTGGAATGGCTTCTATGACCGCACCTCTGTACATTTCAGAAGCTTCCCCTCATAGAATTAGAGGTGCCCTTGTTAGCACAAATGGTTTACTAATTACTGGAGGCCAGTTTTTGTCCTATCTCATTAATCTAGCTTTCACCCAT GTAAAAGGAACCTGGCGTTGGATGCTTGGCGTTGCAGGAGTTCCTGCTCTTGTCCAATTTCTGTTAATGTGGGGTCTCCCCGAGTCTCCCAGATGGTTGTACATAAAT AACAAGGAAGACGAAGCTCGTGAAATCTTAGCGAGGATCTACCCTGCAGATGAAGTTGAAGAAGAGATGGAAGCATTGCGCTCTTCTATTGCAGCCGAAAGGGAAATGAAAGAGGCAAACGGAAATATTTTTCAGCAGGTGAAGGAAGCTTGTAGCAATATAGTTGTCAGAAGAGGACTCTATGCTGGTGTTACTGTTCAAGTTGCTCAACAGTTTGTAGGCATTAACACAGTCATGTATTACAGTCCCACCATAGTTCAGTATGCAGGATATGCTTCAAACAAGACAGCTTTAGCACTATCTCTTGTAACTTCTGGTCTGAATTCTGTTGGATCCGTCATCAGCATGTTTTGCGTTGATAAATATGGGAGGAGGAGGCTCATGATTATATCTATGTTTGGTATTATTGTTTGCCTGGTGATACTAGCTGCTATCTTCTTCCGCGCTGCTTCCACTTCACCGTCTGTTGGTAGTTTCGAGTCCGAGAGTTTTGGAAAGAATTCTACTTGTCCTGCCTACCTGGACACATCAAATCCATCATCCTGGGACTGCACCAAATGCTTACAGTACTCGAGCTGTGCTTTCTGTTCAAATAAGGACAGTAAG TATAAAACCGGAGCTTGTTTTGCTCTCAATGACGATGTGAGGAAGTCATGTCGATCTGAGCATAATAGAGTGTGGTACACCAAGGGCTGTCCAAGCAAGGTAGGATTCGCAGCAATCATATTCCTGGGACTTTACATTCTATTTTTCTCTCCCGGAATGGGGACCGTACCTTGGGTTATAAACTCTGAAATATATCCATTAAAATACCGAGGCATCGGTGGAGGAATAGCTGCAGTTGCTAACTGGTGTTCAAATCTAATCGTGAGCGAAACATTCTTGACATTGACTGAAGCTCTTGGCTCTGCTGGAACTTTCCTCCTTTTTGCCGGTTTTTCGATCATCGGACTAGTGGGAATATTTTTCTTAGTACCAGAAACTAAAGGTCTCTCCTTTGAGGAGGTTGAGAAGCTGCTAAAAAGAGGGTATTCTCCTTTCAAGAAACATCCAAGCGAGGATGATGACGATGATGATTGA
- the LOC141661561 gene encoding inositol transporter 4-like isoform X2: MVEGAVTKADKTEFADCWGTAWKTPYIMRLALSAGIGGLLFGYDTGVISGALLYIREDFRSVDRKTWLQETIVSMAVAGAIVGAAIGGYINDRFGRKKSLLLADVLFLVGAIIMAAAPVPAMIIVGRVFVGCGVGMASMTAPLYISEASPHRIRGALVSTNGLLITGGQFLSYLINLAFTHVKGTWRWMLGVAGVPALVQFLLMWGLPESPRWLYINNKEDEAREILARIYPADEVEEEMEALRSSIAAEREMKEANGNIFQQVKEACSNIVVRRGLYAGVTVQVAQQFVGINTVMYYSPTIVQYAGYASNKTALALSLVTSGLNSVGSVISMFCVDKYGRRRLMIISMFGIIVCLVILAAIFFRAASTSPSVGSFESESFGKNSTCPAYLDTSNPSSWDCTKCLQYSSCAFCSNKDSKYKTGACFALNDDVRKSCRSEHNRVWYTKGCPSKVGFAAIIFLGLYILFFSPGMGTVPWVINSEIYPLKYRGIGGGIAAVANWCSNLIVSETFLTLTEALGSAGTFLLFAGFSIIGLVGIFFLVPETKGLSFEEVEKLLKRGYSPFKKHPSEDDDDDD, translated from the exons ATGGTGGAAGGGGCAGTTACTAAAGCCGATAAAACAGAGTTCGCTGATTGTTGGGGTACAGCATGGAAAACACCTTATATCATGAGGCTAGCTTTATCCGCTGGCATCGGTGGTCTTCTTTTTGGCTACGACACTG GAGTCATTTCTGGTGCACTTCTTTACATTCGTGAAGATTTCAGGTCTGTTGATAGGAAGACATGGCTTCAG GAAACCATTGTCAGCATGGCTGTTGCGGGAGCCATCGTTGGTGCTGCAATAGGTGGATATATTAATGATAGGTTTGGTAGGAAGAAATCGCTTTTGTTGGCTGATGTTCTGTTCTTAGTTGGTGCTATAATCATGGCAGCTGCTCCAGTCCCGGCAATGATTATTGTTGGACGAGTATTTGTTGGGTGCGGGGTTGGAATGGCTTCTATGACCGCACCTCTGTACATTTCAGAAGCTTCCCCTCATAGAATTAGAGGTGCCCTTGTTAGCACAAATGGTTTACTAATTACTGGAGGCCAGTTTTTGTCCTATCTCATTAATCTAGCTTTCACCCAT GTAAAAGGAACCTGGCGTTGGATGCTTGGCGTTGCAGGAGTTCCTGCTCTTGTCCAATTTCTGTTAATGTGGGGTCTCCCCGAGTCTCCCAGATGGTTGTACATAAAT AACAAGGAAGACGAAGCTCGTGAAATCTTAGCGAGGATCTACCCTGCAGATGAAGTTGAAGAAGAGATGGAAGCATTGCGCTCTTCTATTGCAGCCGAAAGGGAAATGAAAGAGGCAAACGGAAATATTTTTCAGCAGGTGAAGGAAGCTTGTAGCAATATAGTTGTCAGAAGAGGACTCTATGCTGGTGTTACTGTTCAAGTTGCTCAACAGTTTGTAGGCATTAACACAGTCATGTATTACAGTCCCACCATAGTTCAGTATGCAGGATATGCTTCAAACAAGACAGCTTTAGCACTATCTCTTGTAACTTCTGGTCTGAATTCTGTTGGATCCGTCATCAGCATGTTTTGCGTTGATAAATATGGGAGGAGGAGGCTCATGATTATATCTATGTTTGGTATTATTGTTTGCCTGGTGATACTAGCTGCTATCTTCTTCCGCGCTGCTTCCACTTCACCGTCTGTTGGTAGTTTCGAGTCCGAGAGTTTTGGAAAGAATTCTACTTGTCCTGCCTACCTGGACACATCAAATCCATCATCCTGGGACTGCACCAAATGCTTACAGTACTCGAGCTGTGCTTTCTGTTCAAATAAGGACAGTAAG TATAAAACCGGAGCTTGTTTTGCTCTCAATGACGATGTGAGGAAGTCATGTCGATCTGAGCATAATAGAGTGTGGTACACCAAGGGCTGTCCAAGCAAGGTAGGATTCGCAGCAATCATATTCCTGGGACTTTACATTCTATTTTTCTCTCCCGGAATGGGGACCGTACCTTGGGTTATAAACTCTGAAATATATCCATTAAAATACCGAGGCATCGGTGGAGGAATAGCTGCAGTTGCTAACTGGTGTTCAAATCTAATCGTGAGCGAAACATTCTTGACATTGACTGAAGCTCTTGGCTCTGCTGGAACTTTCCTCCTTTTTGCCGGTTTTTCGATCATCGGACTAGTGGGAATATTTTTCTTAGTACCAGAAACTAAAGGTCTCTCCTTTGAGGAGGTTGAGAAGCTGCTAAAAAGAGGGTATTCTCCTTTCAAGAAACATCCAAGCGAGGATGATGACGATGATGATTGA